In Dysgonomonadaceae bacterium zrk40, one genomic interval encodes:
- a CDS encoding PglZ domain-containing protein has product MNKAHFLWVDDEIDLMKPYILFLEEKGYRTDSAANGNDALNMCREKRYDIVFLDEQMPGMSGLQILSRLNTAYPDLPVVMVTRSEDEGIMEQAIGRRITDYLIKPVNPNQVLLSVKKILDQKELVAERAAVNYREAFARIAEEMDRCSTAGDWMALYRKLVYWELELERTAHPLIEMLEQQKSEANKLFGRFIKSNYEEWMVLPAERPLISPELFEKILFPLLEGDEKLFFILIDNFRLDQWLTVKEIVSAQFDSHEELYYSILPTATPYARNAIFSGVMPRRIAELYPDLWVEEGDEEGMNHHEEELINRQLHRFRIRKSISYHKISSNREGERLTARLAGLLKNDLNVVVFNFIDMLSHAGTESKMIRELTADESAYRSLTRSWFLHSPLRTLLEAIAAKGVKVVLTTDHGAIRVKRGVKVKGERDTNVSLRYKLGRNLGYDPSALFDMLHPENCGLPSPHMSTRYLFALNNDLLVYPNNWNHYLSLFENSYQHGGVSMEEMLVPLITLTPK; this is encoded by the coding sequence ATGAACAAGGCACACTTTCTCTGGGTGGATGATGAGATTGATCTTATGAAACCATATATCCTTTTTCTCGAAGAGAAGGGATACAGGACCGATTCTGCCGCTAATGGAAACGATGCCCTCAACATGTGTCGCGAAAAGCGTTACGACATCGTTTTCCTGGATGAGCAGATGCCCGGTATGTCAGGCCTGCAAATACTGTCACGGCTGAACACTGCATATCCTGATCTGCCGGTTGTGATGGTAACCCGCAGCGAGGATGAGGGAATCATGGAACAGGCCATCGGTCGCAGAATCACCGATTACCTCATCAAACCGGTAAACCCGAATCAGGTGCTGCTCTCCGTCAAGAAGATATTGGATCAAAAAGAGCTGGTTGCCGAGAGAGCCGCTGTCAACTATCGTGAAGCGTTTGCCCGGATCGCGGAGGAGATGGATCGTTGTAGCACGGCCGGTGACTGGATGGCTTTGTACCGGAAACTTGTTTATTGGGAGCTCGAGCTCGAGCGAACCGCACATCCGCTTATTGAGATGCTTGAGCAGCAGAAGAGTGAGGCCAACAAGCTATTCGGGAGGTTTATCAAAAGCAACTACGAAGAATGGATGGTTCTGCCCGCTGAACGTCCGCTGATCAGTCCCGAGCTCTTTGAGAAGATTCTCTTCCCATTGCTGGAAGGGGATGAGAAGCTTTTTTTCATCCTGATCGATAACTTCCGCCTCGATCAATGGTTGACAGTGAAAGAGATCGTCTCTGCTCAATTTGACTCGCACGAAGAGCTATATTACAGCATCCTTCCCACGGCCACACCCTATGCCCGTAATGCGATCTTCTCGGGAGTGATGCCACGGAGGATTGCGGAGCTCTACCCCGATCTGTGGGTTGAGGAAGGAGATGAGGAGGGGATGAACCACCATGAAGAGGAACTCATAAACCGTCAGCTGCACCGTTTCAGGATCAGGAAGAGTATATCCTATCATAAGATCAGCAGCAATAGAGAGGGTGAACGATTGACCGCACGTTTGGCTGGACTTCTGAAAAACGACCTGAATGTGGTTGTGTTCAATTTTATTGATATGCTGTCTCATGCGGGCACCGAGTCTAAGATGATTCGTGAACTGACTGCTGATGAGTCTGCCTACCGCTCACTTACCCGTTCCTGGTTCCTGCATTCACCGCTCCGCACGCTGTTGGAAGCAATAGCCGCCAAAGGCGTTAAGGTGGTACTCACCACCGATCACGGGGCCATCAGGGTGAAAAGAGGGGTGAAGGTTAAGGGTGAGCGTGATACCAACGTGAGCCTCCGTTACAAGCTGGGGAGAAACCTGGGGTATGATCCTTCCGCTCTGTTTGATATGTTGCACCCCGAGAATTGCGGACTGCCCTCACCTCATATGAGTACCCGTTATCTCTTTGCACTGAACAACGACCTGCTGGTCTACCCCAACAATTGGAACCATTACCTTTCTCTGTTCGAGAACAGTTACCAGCATGGAGGTGTTTCAATGGAGGAGATGCTTGTTCCTCTGATTACACTTACACCAAAATAG
- the tsaE gene encoding tRNA (adenosine(37)-N6)-threonylcarbamoyltransferase complex ATPase subunit type 1 TsaE, whose translation MKILINDIEQINDAARTFLQETEGHTVFAFYGAMGAGKTTFIKALCEELGVEETVASPTFAIINEYKDRKGDSVFHFDFYRINKLEEAFDFGSEDYFYSGSICFIEWPELVEEVLPEGTLRISIHENENGVRIVEQIE comes from the coding sequence ATGAAGATCCTCATCAATGATATTGAGCAGATAAATGATGCTGCCCGCACTTTCCTCCAGGAGACAGAGGGACACACGGTGTTTGCCTTTTACGGGGCCATGGGTGCCGGAAAGACCACCTTCATCAAAGCCCTCTGTGAAGAGCTGGGCGTTGAGGAGACGGTAGCCAGTCCCACCTTTGCCATCATCAACGAATACAAGGACAGGAAGGGAGACTCGGTCTTCCACTTCGATTTTTATCGCATCAACAAGCTGGAAGAGGCTTTTGACTTCGGATCTGAAGATTACTTTTACAGCGGAAGCATCTGCTTCATTGAGTGGCCTGAGCTGGTGGAAGAGGTGTTGCCTGAGGGAACCCTGCGTATTTCCATTCATGAGAACGAGAATGGAGTGCGTATCGTGGAACAAATAGAGTGA
- a CDS encoding tetratricopeptide repeat protein: protein MKRTIIAALIALSALSASAQVNTDRVMMIGKNALYFEDYVLAIQYFNQVISAKPYLAEPYYFRAMSKFMLDDFKGAEEDASECLLRNPYYTAAYQLRGAARQNQEKYQLAATDYQRSLEFFPEDRITLVNMGIVNVEMKHYEVAEKFFEVLLRRFPDYTPGYLTRSQMYLEQGDTIQAMTDLDKAIEIDPYTSQSFSARGLLYFQQKQYNKALADLDEAIRLDPYFTGNYINRGLVKYHLNDLRGAMADYDRVIETEENNLIARFNRGLLRAQVADNNRAISDFDKVLELDPDNTIAYLNRSMLKNEIGDKGGALSDLNMVLEAHPDFFNGYYMRSQLKRELNDLRGSENDYLLARAEEAKARRNATSNPKPFDKESGDEEVKATRDETDTNIEKFNLLVVAHEEDSQKSKYQRQSRGKVQNIHAPVELEPLFVLTYYERSVEVHRPVYYSEAMDKGNSQLGLNWILKVTNLEAPLNELQVQTHFRSIDNYSRRLEGDPRNEALFFGRGLDFMLVQDYENALKDMNRVLEINPEMTLARFARAVIRTKQMEYDRLQDDPMMMDRGSEIELPGKSELPGTLRLPEISTRSIDYEEILKDYEAIIRLNPDFIFAWYNRAEIFTLENDYRAAISDYTKAIELEPQFAEAYFNRGLSRLSIGETAAGLDDLRKAGELGIIQSYSIIKRMQ, encoded by the coding sequence ATGAAGAGAACAATCATAGCGGCACTTATAGCACTCTCAGCCTTGTCGGCATCGGCACAGGTGAATACCGATCGCGTGATGATGATCGGGAAAAATGCCCTCTATTTTGAGGATTATGTCCTGGCAATCCAGTATTTCAACCAGGTTATATCAGCCAAACCCTATCTGGCTGAGCCTTATTATTTCAGGGCGATGTCGAAGTTCATGCTCGATGATTTCAAAGGTGCCGAAGAGGATGCTTCAGAGTGCTTGCTGCGAAACCCATATTACACCGCTGCCTATCAGTTGCGGGGGGCAGCACGTCAGAACCAGGAGAAGTATCAACTGGCTGCCACCGATTATCAGCGCAGTCTCGAGTTTTTTCCAGAGGACAGGATCACACTGGTAAACATGGGGATCGTCAATGTGGAGATGAAGCATTATGAGGTGGCAGAGAAATTTTTCGAAGTGTTGCTGCGTCGTTTTCCCGATTACACTCCAGGTTATCTGACCCGTTCTCAGATGTACCTCGAGCAGGGGGATACCATTCAGGCGATGACCGATCTGGACAAGGCGATTGAGATTGATCCCTACACCTCGCAATCGTTCTCCGCACGGGGACTGCTTTACTTCCAGCAGAAGCAATACAACAAGGCGCTTGCCGACCTGGATGAAGCCATTCGCCTCGATCCCTATTTCACCGGCAACTACATTAACCGGGGACTGGTGAAATACCACCTGAACGACCTTCGTGGGGCGATGGCTGATTATGACAGGGTGATAGAGACAGAAGAGAACAACCTTATCGCCCGTTTTAACCGGGGCCTGCTGCGTGCACAGGTGGCTGATAACAACCGCGCCATCAGTGATTTCGACAAAGTGCTGGAGCTTGATCCTGACAACACCATCGCCTACCTCAACCGTTCCATGCTCAAAAACGAGATCGGCGACAAGGGTGGCGCACTCAGCGACCTGAACATGGTGCTGGAAGCACATCCTGATTTCTTTAATGGTTATTACATGCGGTCTCAGCTCAAGCGGGAGTTGAACGACTTGCGCGGATCGGAAAACGATTACCTCCTGGCGCGAGCCGAGGAGGCTAAAGCCCGAAGGAATGCAACCTCCAATCCCAAGCCTTTCGACAAGGAATCGGGTGATGAGGAGGTAAAGGCTACACGTGATGAAACCGATACCAACATCGAGAAGTTCAACCTGCTGGTGGTGGCCCATGAGGAGGATTCACAGAAATCAAAATATCAGCGACAAAGCAGGGGCAAGGTGCAGAACATTCATGCTCCTGTGGAACTGGAACCTCTCTTTGTGCTGACCTACTATGAACGGTCGGTAGAGGTACACCGTCCGGTATACTATTCTGAGGCGATGGACAAGGGAAACAGCCAACTGGGGCTGAACTGGATCCTGAAGGTAACCAATCTTGAGGCACCCCTGAACGAGCTGCAGGTGCAGACCCATTTCCGATCGATTGACAACTACTCGCGCAGGTTGGAGGGGGATCCCCGCAACGAGGCACTCTTTTTTGGCAGGGGGTTGGATTTCATGCTGGTCCAGGATTACGAGAATGCATTGAAAGATATGAACAGGGTGTTGGAGATTAATCCCGAAATGACGCTTGCACGATTTGCCAGAGCGGTGATCCGTACCAAGCAGATGGAATATGACCGGCTGCAGGATGACCCGATGATGATGGATCGCGGAAGTGAAATTGAGCTGCCCGGGAAGAGTGAGTTGCCGGGGACGTTGCGGCTGCCGGAGATCTCCACCCGTTCAATCGACTATGAAGAGATCCTGAAAGATTATGAGGCAATTATCCGTCTCAATCCCGATTTCATTTTTGCCTGGTATAACAGGGCTGAGATCTTCACCCTGGAAAATGACTATCGTGCTGCAATCTCTGATTATACCAAGGCCATTGAGCTGGAGCCTCAGTTTGCCGAAGCCTATTTCAACAGAGGCCTGTCGCGGCTCTCCATCGGTGAAACAGCTGCCGGCCTTGATGATCTGCGAAAAGCAGGTGAGTTGGGCATCATTCAGTCGTACAGCATCATCAAGCGTATGCAGTAG